From one Musa acuminata AAA Group cultivar baxijiao chromosome BXJ2-6, Cavendish_Baxijiao_AAA, whole genome shotgun sequence genomic stretch:
- the LOC103973772 gene encoding small ribosomal subunit protein uS19, giving the protein MADASDAVDVGGAQPKKRTFRKFSYRGVDLDQLLDMGLDELVKLFDARARRRFQRGLKRKPMALIKKLRKAKRDAPPGEKPEPVRTHLRNMIIVPEMIGSIIGVYNGKTFNQVEIKPEMIGHYLAEFSISYKPVKHGRPGIGATHSSRFIPLK; this is encoded by the exons ATG GCGGATGCTTCGGACGCTGTGGACGTGGGAGGTGCGCAACCGAAGAAGAGGACCTTTAGGAAGTTCTCCTACCGTGGGGTCGACCTCGATCAGCTCCTTGACATGGGCCTCGATGAGCTGGTCAAGCTCTTTGATGCTCGTGCTCGAAGAAG GTTCCAGAGAGGGTTGAAGAGGAAGCCCATGGCTCTGATCAAGAAGCTTCGTAAGGCG AAGCGCGATGCTCCCCCTGGTGAAAAACCTGAGCCTGTGAGGACCCACCTCAGGAACATGATAATAGTCCCAGAGATGATTGGGAGCATCATTGGTGTCTACAATGGAAAAACTTTTAACCAGGTTGAAATCAAG CCTGAGATGATTGGTCATTACCTGGCTGAGTTCTCTATCTCATACAAGCCTGTGAAGCATGGAAGGCCTGGTATCGGTGCCACACACTCCTCCAGGTTCATCCCGCTTAAGTAA
- the LOC135615219 gene encoding tetraketide alpha-pyrone reductase 1-like, with protein sequence MDEVSGSKGRVCVTGASGYVASWLVKRLLQSGYHVIGTVRDPGGHKKLAHLWELEGAKDRLQLVKANLMDEGSFDDAVMGCEGVFHTASPVVIAMYPKAEILDPAVTGTLNVLRSCKKNPALRRVVLTSSSSAIRVRENVNPRLPLDETSWSSVELCQTFQMWYALAKVLAEKAAWEFAKENKIDLVTLLPSFIGPSLPHDLCLTVSDVLGLLRGEKDRFSAYGRMGYVHIDDVACCHILVYENDNAQGRYLCSSNVLDNHEVAALLANRYPSLPIPNRFHNYHAEIPRYQFDTSKLRDLGFKFKGTEEMFDDCIASLRTQGYQI encoded by the exons ATGGACGAGGTTTCAGGTAGCAAAGGCAGGGTGTGTGTGACAGGCGCTTCTGGTTATGTTGCTTCTTGGCTTGTTAAGCGACTTCTACAGTCTGGGTATCATGTAATAGGAACAGTCCGAGACCCAG GGGGCCATAAGAAATTGGCCCATTTGTGGGAGTTGGAAGGTGCAAAGGACAGGCTTCAGCTTGTGAAGGCCAATCTCATGGATGAAGGCAGCTTTGATGATGCCGTAATGGGATGTGAAGGTGTCTTCCATACCGCATCTCCCGTGGTCATAGCCATGTATCCCAAG GCTGAGATACTGGATCCTGCAGTCACCGGCACTCTAAATGTGTTGCGATCATGCAAGAAGAATCCAGCACTAAGGAGAGTTGTTCTGACGTCGTCTTCATCTGCAATAAGAGTAAGAGAGAATGTCAACCCCAGATTACCACTGGATGAGACATCATGGAGCTCTGTGGAACTTTGCCAAACGTTCCAG ATGTGGTATGCCCTAGCAAAAGTtctagcagagaaggcagcttggGAATTTGCAAAGGAGAACAAAATAGACCTTGTAACTCTTCTTCCATCATTCATCGGACCAAGTCTGCCCCATGATTTGTGTCTAACTGTTAGTGACGTCCTTGGCCTACTTCGAG GAGAAAAAGATAGGTTCTCAGCTTATGGCAGAATGGGCTATGTTCACATTGATGATGTTGCCTGCTGCCACATTTTGGTGTACGAAAATGACAATGCTCAAGGGCGATATCTCTGCAGTTCCAATGTCCTTGATAATCATGAAGTAGCTGCCCTGCTTGCAAACCGCTATCCTTCATTGCCCATCCCAAATAG GTTCCACAATTACCATGCTGAGATACCACGTTACCAGTTTGACACATCCAAACTACGTGACTTGGGGTTTAAATTCAAGGGTACTGAAGAGATGTTTGATGATTGCATTGCATCGCTGAGGACACAAGGCTATCAGATCTAA